Genomic window (Polycladomyces subterraneus):
TGTGGTGGTCACGCTGTTTGCGGTTTCTCCGATCAGGGTTGCGGTGGATATCCATGTAGCAACCCGGGGTAAAATGATCGATCTGGGTTGGAACAAAAAGTGCGTACAAGCCATTTATCAACACCTGGATACTATCCATCCAAGGGTATCGGGGGCATGACATGCGGACATGGCGCGTTCGACTCGACTCGTTGTGGGAGCATTGGAAGTCGGAATCAGGAGAGAAGGGGGCACAAATCGGGTGTGCCCTTTTTTCGCTCCGACGGGAGGAGATGTACGGTTATCGGGATGAAGAATGGATGATTCCCGCATCCAACAACAAACTGTGGACTTCCGCTGTTGCATTGGAGCGATTGGGAGCGGAGTATCGTTGGCATACGTTCCTGGAATGGACGGAAGATCGTTGGTTGATCGTGGGGGGCGGTGATCCCGTGTTCGGCCAGCGACAGGCGGAAGAGCTGTTGACGGAAATAAAAAGACACGGTATTCAGCGCATGCCCGGGCGTATCGACTGGGACGACAGCGCGTTCCCGACGCGGCGATGGGGTACCGGTTGGGCGCGGGATGATTTATCGGAAGGATATGCTGCCCCTGTCCACGCGCTCAATATGGAACTGAACCGGATTGCTTGGACTGCCGATCCGGGAGACCCCGATCCCCGTCTTCGGTTGTCACCGTCATATGAGGGACTTTCTGTACAATGGCGAAGCCGTTTGTCGTGGACCGAGGAGGAAGAATCAGATGTACGTGTGATGCGGGCCGAACGGTCCAACCGTTTTCGCATCGAGGGGGTGCTTTCCCGCCAAGATCCACAGGTGACGGGAGCGGTGTGGTCGCCTCCACACTTTTTTGTAGAGCGTTTGCGTTGGTTTGCAAAGGAACAAGGCCTGACCGTCCCGGAAACATGGACCGGACGCCGACGGCGGAAAATCAGTGGCCGAATGCAGAGTGTGGGTGTGGACTCTCCACCGCTGAAAGCGTGCTTGCCGTTGGTGAATGCCGACAGCGAAAACTTGGTGGCGGAGATTCTCCTGCATTCGATTGGGTGCGAATCGGGTGGGAAGGACTGGGTGGAGCAAGGTATTCACATCGTGGAACAAACGTTGCGACGGTGGGGATTGGAACCGCCCGCGGCATATGTAGACGGATCAGGTCTGTCCATGTACAATCGCAGTTCACCTCGCCAATTGTGCAGATTGCTACGCTTCATGGTCGATCATCCCGCATTCTCTGTTTTTGTGGAAAGTTTGGCGGTCTACGGACAAACTGGTACGTTGAAGAAACGGAATCCGCTCCCGCCGCCGATCACCGTTCGCGCCAAGACGGGTACCCTCACCGGAGTCAAAACGCTCTCAGGATACCTGTTTGACGGTCGGACACCTGTATACGTGTTTTCATTGATGGTGAACGGCGTGCGGGAAGAACGGAACGTGGAAAACCTGCAGGATGCGTTTTTACGTCTCCTCGCCGACCATATCCGTCATGAGAGGAATTGAGGCCGGGAACTCAGAGCCGTTATACCGCCGGCCAAAACAAAATTCCTCCGCATACGGGGTGTCTTGGCTGAGCGATTGGACCTGAACGGGCAATCCCGTTCGCGGGGCGTGGATGAATTGGTCATCCCCCACATACATCCCCACATGATGAATCCGTCCTTTGCCCTGCTCGTAAGCGAAAAAGACCAGATCGCCCGGTTCCAGTGAGTCTCGCTCGATGCGCTGGCCGAATACGGCTTGAACATGGGCATCGCGGGGAATGCGAATACCACAGGCTTCAAATACTCGGTAGACGAAACCCGAGCAGTCCATCCCATACACGGAAGTGCCGCCCCATAGATAAGGGAGGCCCAAAAAACCGCGGGCCGTTTCGATGCGTCGATCCACTGTGGTCACCGGTAGTGTGTGACCGATGTAAACGTGTTCTGCTGGAACCCGTCCCGGTATGCCGGATGGGGTCATCACAATGACGTCACCATTGGCTTCCCCGACAAAGGGCAAGCGGGTCAGCCACCCGATTTCCATCGTTCGCTGGGAGCCGTCGATCAACAGTCCGGTTTTCAGAGCGGTTACGATCGCAAATGGGTGGCTCTCCCACGCATAGTGGAAATCCGGATGATAAGCCAGATGATGAGCGGGGACCCAGCCTGGGTAACCTCGTTGTTCTTCGTGATGCGGCTGTCCGGGAATGAATACGTGCGCCCAGCCTTTGATTTCCTCCTTCACCCATACCGGTTCTCCTAGCAGTAGTTGGGTTTCCAAGCGACCGACCAGCCCCAAACGCCCATCTTTCTCCTCATCCAGTAGGGACAACCAGTTGGAAACACTCGGATGCCTTTCCAGGACTACGCTATCCATTTCCCGCGGTCGGTCCGGATCTTTCCATACGTTGGCGACCGGAACACGGACATAGGCGATCGTCATGTTTTCCCTCCTCTTGCGATATAGTGGAAAAAAACATCTATCCCTAAGTGATGTATTCGATCACATCATGAGAGATCCTTGGGATTTCGGGAAAAAGGAATTTTTTACGCCATGATCGAAATCGTATCACCAGGGATGGATACCGTTATTCATTCGTAGGAAAAGGTGAATCTCAAGGGGGATGTGCTATGGGGCGTAATGGGAGACTAATGCTCATACTCGTACTCGTGATCAGTTTGTTAGCCGTCGGGTGTCAGAGTGGTGCGGTGGAAGGGACCGGAGAGAAAATTTTAAAGCAGAACAGTGCTTCGGGCGAACCCTCCTCGCTCGATCCGGCAAAAGCATTTGACGAAGACTCCATGGATGTGGTCGGTTCACTGTTTGAAGGGTTGATGCGGCTCAATGCCCAACATCAGCCGGAACCCGCCGTAGCCGAAAAAGTGGATGTATCGCCGGACGGACGGACGTATACGTTCCATCTGCGGGACACCTACTGGTCCAACGGGGAGAAAGTGACCGCCCACGATTTTGAATACGCGTGGAAACGGGTGCTCAATCCCCAGACCGCTTCGGAAGCTGCATTTTTGCTGTATTTCATCGAAAACGCCGAAGCATACAACACTGGAAAAGCAACAGCCGATCAAGTCGGGGTGAAAGCGACGGACGACCGTACATTGGTGGTCAAACTGAAGCAACCAACACCATTTTTCAAGCAGTTGACCTGTTATCCGGTATATTCACCCGTCTACAAAAAAGGGTTGGAAAAAAATCCGAACCTTTACAATGATGCAGCCGGCTATGTAAGTAACGGTCCGTTCAAAATGAAAACATGGAAACATGACCAGAAGATCGAAGTCGTGAAAAACGAACATTACCGTCTGGCGGATCAAGTGAAGCTGGATGGCATTTCGTGGACGATGGTCACCGAACAGAAAACGGCCTATCAAATGTATCAATCGGGTCAATTAGACATGTTGAGCCGGAAGTCGGTACCCTCTGACATCTTGGCTGAATTGATCAAAAAAAGTGAGGCCAAGGTCAAGCCAGGATCAGGTCTGGAGTTTTTCCGGTTCAATGTCACCAAACCGCCGTTCAACAATGCGAAGATCCGCAAAGCGTTCGCTCTGGCAGTGGATCGGACCGCGATCGTGAAACAAGTGGTTCAGGGGAATGAACTGCCAGCAGGTGCGTTCGTCTCACCGGGAACTATGTCCCAACAAGGTGATTTTCGCAAAACGGCACCGCAATTTGTACCGCTGACGGCCCAACCCGCACAAGCCAAACAATTATTGCAAGAGGGAATGAAGGAGGAAGGATGGAAAACACTGCCTCCCGTCACCCTGCTCTACAACAGCAACGAGAAAAACAAGGCCGTAGCGGAAGCGCTGCAGGCGATGTTCAAACAAAACCTGGGCGTAGATGTCCAGTTGCAAAGCCAAGAAACCAAAGTGTTTTTGTCCAACCAGAAGGCAAAAAATTACCAATTGTCCCGCTCCACCTTTTTGCCCGATTACAACGACCCGTACAACTATCTGGAAAGTTTCCAAACTGATCATCCGATGAACCGAACGGGTTGGAGCAACCCGCAATATGATGCCTTATTGAAAAAAGCTTTCACCGAACCGGACGACACCACACGGATGGAATACCTCCACCAGGCTGAAAAGATCCTGTTCGACGAAATGCCGATTTTCCCGTTGTACTACTACAATCAGGTAAACGTGCAAAAGGACTACGTGAAAAACATCATCCGCCATCCGGTCGGGCCAAGTGATTACCGGTTCACGGTGCTGGACAAATAATCGAACTTGCATGTCCCCCGCCTTCGTGCGGGGGATAGTTGTTTTAGGGATGTTGGTCATTCGAAGGGAGGAACCAGCAGTTGTTCCATCACATGGAAATGAGCCATCGGGGAGTGGGATCTGCCCGGTGCAGGATGGATGGCATGGATCATGTTGGTGAGTGACGTTTTTTGTACGGGGTTGTTCAGTTGGCGTTCGGTTCCTTGGTTGTGGAGAAGAATTCCCGTTTGGGCAGGGCGTTTCAGGTGATGTAGAAACTGTCAAAATACCGTCCCTTCCACTGTCGCATACTAAATGCAGGCTCACACGAGTGGAGGG
Coding sequences:
- a CDS encoding peptide ABC transporter substrate-binding protein, which produces MGRNGRLMLILVLVISLLAVGCQSGAVEGTGEKILKQNSASGEPSSLDPAKAFDEDSMDVVGSLFEGLMRLNAQHQPEPAVAEKVDVSPDGRTYTFHLRDTYWSNGEKVTAHDFEYAWKRVLNPQTASEAAFLLYFIENAEAYNTGKATADQVGVKATDDRTLVVKLKQPTPFFKQLTCYPVYSPVYKKGLEKNPNLYNDAAGYVSNGPFKMKTWKHDQKIEVVKNEHYRLADQVKLDGISWTMVTEQKTAYQMYQSGQLDMLSRKSVPSDILAELIKKSEAKVKPGSGLEFFRFNVTKPPFNNAKIRKAFALAVDRTAIVKQVVQGNELPAGAFVSPGTMSQQGDFRKTAPQFVPLTAQPAQAKQLLQEGMKEEGWKTLPPVTLLYNSNEKNKAVAEALQAMFKQNLGVDVQLQSQETKVFLSNQKAKNYQLSRSTFLPDYNDPYNYLESFQTDHPMNRTGWSNPQYDALLKKAFTEPDDTTRMEYLHQAEKILFDEMPIFPLYYYNQVNVQKDYVKNIIRHPVGPSDYRFTVLDK
- the dacB gene encoding D-alanyl-D-alanine carboxypeptidase/D-alanyl-D-alanine endopeptidase, giving the protein MRTWRVRLDSLWEHWKSESGEKGAQIGCALFSLRREEMYGYRDEEWMIPASNNKLWTSAVALERLGAEYRWHTFLEWTEDRWLIVGGGDPVFGQRQAEELLTEIKRHGIQRMPGRIDWDDSAFPTRRWGTGWARDDLSEGYAAPVHALNMELNRIAWTADPGDPDPRLRLSPSYEGLSVQWRSRLSWTEEEESDVRVMRAERSNRFRIEGVLSRQDPQVTGAVWSPPHFFVERLRWFAKEQGLTVPETWTGRRRRKISGRMQSVGVDSPPLKACLPLVNADSENLVAEILLHSIGCESGGKDWVEQGIHIVEQTLRRWGLEPPAAYVDGSGLSMYNRSSPRQLCRLLRFMVDHPAFSVFVESLAVYGQTGTLKKRNPLPPPITVRAKTGTLTGVKTLSGYLFDGRTPVYVFSLMVNGVREERNVENLQDAFLRLLADHIRHERN
- a CDS encoding C40 family peptidase, translating into MTIAYVRVPVANVWKDPDRPREMDSVVLERHPSVSNWLSLLDEEKDGRLGLVGRLETQLLLGEPVWVKEEIKGWAHVFIPGQPHHEEQRGYPGWVPAHHLAYHPDFHYAWESHPFAIVTALKTGLLIDGSQRTMEIGWLTRLPFVGEANGDVIVMTPSGIPGRVPAEHVYIGHTLPVTTVDRRIETARGFLGLPYLWGGTSVYGMDCSGFVYRVFEACGIRIPRDAHVQAVFGQRIERDSLEPGDLVFFAYEQGKGRIHHVGMYVGDDQFIHAPRTGLPVQVQSLSQDTPYAEEFCFGRRYNGSEFPASIPLMTDMVGEET